A segment of the Agarivorans albus genome:
AATGCGCCGCCAAAACCCACATCTATGTCTACCAGTAAAGGTAAATCACAGGCGGCGGTAATTCGGCGAACATCTTCTAGTACGTCATTCATGGTCGTAATGCCAAGATCGGGTAAACCGTATGAGGCATTGGCAATTCCGCCACCTGAGAGGTAAATAGCTTGGTGGCCTTCGCGCTGTGCCATCATGGCGCAGTAGGGGTTAATAGTGCCAACAATTTGTAATGGGTTTTGTTGGCTTACTGCTTGGCGAAAGCGTGCGCCGGGCGAGAGTTTTGAGCTGCTCATTAGTTCACTCCTTGAATTTGAGTTGCCGAAGCGGTGGTTTCTAAGCTTTGGTCGGTCTGGGTATTTTGGTGTTGTTGTTCTATGGCTTTGCGCGCGCGAGCAATGTGGCGACGCATCAGTAATTCGGCGAGTTCACCATCACGATCGGCCAGTGCTTGCCAAATCGCCCAGTGTTCCTTTAATGCGCGCTCTGGGCGCGAAACTTGTTTAGCAGCTTGATAGCGATACATGCGCAGTAAATGATAGAGCTCATCACATAGTAGGTTCACTAAACGTTGGTTCGCGCTGCCTTTTATAATCAGATAGTGAAAATCGAAATCACCTTGTTGTTCAAAATAAGCTTTACCTTGGTGTTGTTGCAGGTAACTTTGATGGTGTTCAAGTAAGGTTTTTAACTCTTCAAGCTGAATTGTCGACAATTGCTCTGCAGCTAAACGACAAGCCATACCTTCTAGCGCTTCACGCACCGAGTAAATATCTAACAATTGCTGCTGGTTTAGTTGTACCACTCTAGCGCCAACGTGCGGAACTCGTTCAACTAATCCCATTCCTTGTAATTTAAGGATTGCTTCACGCAATGGGCCTCTGCTAACGCCGTAATGCCTTGCTAATTCTGGTTCAGAGATCTTTTCCCCTTGAGCTATTTGGCCGCTCACTATGGCTTCAATTAAGGTGTCGCTTAAGTTCTGCGAGAGTAGATTTTGTTTGTCGCTGAGCGATTTGCTGGGGCTAAGTTGAGACATATACGGGTTACACTCAGGTTGCTTGAATGTTGCACAGTGTAGATCGGATGTTGCGTTTCGATCAAATTATTGTCGACAATTTGTGCTTATACTTTAGTTTAATGGCCTTAAAAAGCCTGTTTAAGCAGGGTTTTGTTTACAAAAGGTGAGCGGAAAGCCGGATTGTTAACAATCTTTTAGAGTTAGTTTAATGGGGGCTTAGTTAACTAATGTGTAATTGAGATATTACTGATGAGGGAACTTCTACCTGCCAGTCTTTAAACTGCTGCAAACTATGTTCAATAGTGCTTAGTTGTACAAATTTGCAATTGTGCTTAGGCACCTCGGCATGGGCTTGCTGCTTTAAGTACTCTAATATGCCTGAGTTAGGAGCTAGGTAAATGCAGTGGCTGAGTTGATTTTGCAAACACCAAGCTATTTGCTGTTGCATAATTGGTAGGCTTTCTGGGGTAAGAAATTGCCAGTGGCGAATATCAAAAATAGCCGCCCAAGGTTTAGGGCCAAATTGGCTCATTTCCTGTTGAACGTCTTTGCGATATTCCTTAGTGGTGGTGACGTTCCAGCTATCATAAAGTTGTGCCAGCAAGAATCCTTCTTGAGCGTGCAGTTGGTAGTAACCATGACTGGCTGGATGCATTCAAACCTCGAATTAATTGCTTACAGCGGTAAGGATGTTAATTAACGCGTATTGCCTTCATTTCTCTTATTAAACTAGTAAATCAAACTAACTGCAAATCACTAGACTAATTGTAATTTAAAATAAGAATTTTAGTGTTTTAATCTGAAATAATCGTTTGTTTTTAGTAGATATTCTGCTGCTTAGAGCGCTGACAAAAAACTTGAAAAATGTTTATTAAGCAGCTTGTTATTTGAGCAAGCTCACGCTATGTTATGCCTTCAATCAATTACTGCATAGGTCGAGGCAACAATGAAACATTGTTTATGTTCAGCATATCGCTCAGCCCGACTTCTGTCTTTTATCTCGGTTCGCGTTGGTCACAATAAACCCGCGATGCGAAATGCAAGGCTATGCAGCTAATTTAAGATTGAGTTACCTACCAATTTTACCCGAGCTGCGAAGTGTCGCAGTGAAGGAATTCTAGATTTACACCCTATCTTAGCTGTGTCACTTCGCTCTCTATCAAGGAGAACGAGACATGATGTCACTTAAAATTCGCGTATTAAGCTTTACTGTAGAGTTGTTATTGCGCTACCAAGCACATTTAGAGGTCCAGCAATGGCTTAAGCAACAACGCCAACAAAGCTGGCGAGTAGAGGGTATAAACGCCCATATTGCTAAAGATATTGGCGCCGATCCCGATGGTCGATTTAGAGCCAAAGTTAAGCAAGCTGAGCCAGCCACTAAAGCTAAAGAGCTTAAGCAGCAAACTAGCCACAAAGCTTGGCGCACACGACAGAAAACTGTGAAAATAGAGACGTAAAATAAGCGCCCTGCGGGGCGCTTTTTTGTTTATTGGTAAGCAAAATCACTATTCATAAAAGTTATGAATGAAGCCTTTTATATAACCTGACTCTTGATTACAGTGAATAGTAAAGTCGCTACGTGTACCCGAAATATCTCCCTGTGTATTTACTACTTCAACTCGATCTACCAAGCAATCTTCTAGAAAATTAACATGTCTTCGGTGCATTTTTACTTTGGAATACTCAGTTGTTGTTTCAGATATTTGCCTGCCACCTGACAGCTCTAACCAAACCCCGTCAGATATGAAGTCTCTGCCTAAATAGATATCTCTTTCTTCGTGGCTAATTATCCATTCGGGATCATAACTATCTTCAATCTCACCTATATATAGCTGTTTAGCTGTTTGCGCCTTAACATTGTTATACTCGCTTATCTGTAGGTAAGTTTTGTCTTTATCACTATTCACAGCTTGCATTGCAACATAAATTTCAATTTGTTCTAAATTAGGGGGGGTAATTATTGTAGCTAGTGGATTATAGTGAGACTGGTTCCAATGTGTTAAATCTAGGCTAAGTTCCAGATTGAAAATCGTTTTGGGGCTAGTATCTACGCTTATTGTAGTGTCGGTGTAGTAAGGCTTGGAAATTGATAGGTTATTATCAGGGTTTGTATGTGCAAACCAAATTGAATAATTAAAACTACCAGTGATTTTAGGCGAAAGCTCAATAGTAGCTTTGGGCTCAATAAATAAATCATCTAGTTCTTCTATTGTTACTTCAGATGTGTCGTAGCTTCCGGCCATGGTAACAATAGCTAGAACATTAAGATTGTTTGCTGTATTAAGAGAGTAAGTCATTCCAGGTACAAAACCCTGTCCTGGTTGGGATTCGATAGGTGTGAGTGTTAGTTTGTGACCTTGGCGGTAAACCTTAACCGGCGTTTCAAAATCACCAAACCAAGCCTCTAGAGGGGTCATAGTAAATACAAAGTCTTTGGGCGAGCTGCTTAACGAAGAATTAGAGTTATAAATAACGAAGCTATCACCTAAAGAAAAATCAGTAAAGTGAGGTAAATGACGATAGCTTGAGTTATGTATATCAACGTAATTTGTGGGTCTAGGTTGACTGCTAGTGAGCAATCCTGTGAGTAAGCCATATGAGTAGTATGGTTGCAAATCAAATAGGTTGTTGTGCAAAACGGGCTGGATGATCCCAAGATCTCCAAAGATAGACTCTTTTGCTTCGATAAAGGTGCTATCTATATCTATGCCTTCGAAGTGCTTTTCAGTATTTGCAACCACAGTAGATTCAACTTCTTCAAGGCTCGGCTTCAGTTTGAGAAATTGCTCAGCGTTTCCATTAATCGCTAACTCTCCGCTTTGAAAGCCTAGCCCTAAAATACCTTCCAGAGTACTTTCTGTTGTGATGCCATATGTCAGTTGAGTATCTTTATCCGTCCATTTGACTAATGCGCCAATGTCAATTGACGTTAAGTTGTTATACAGGTCATGAGACTGATGGATTGAAACATCATTTATAATAAAGTTTGGAGTAATTTGGGTCGTTTGATTTGGAGTATGAAAACTATGTACTTGTTGTGCTTCATTTTCAAAAACATACTTTATAGAGTGCTCACCACTTATTGATTGTGATTCGCGCACTCCACCCTCATCAAGTTTTATATATTTATTCCCGACGATATTGGAATATTTAATCACAGCCGAAAGCTCTGTGACTTGTTGCTGATAATTGACACTTTCGATATGAATACTTAAGTCGCCTTCTGTATTTCTTAAATCTAGCTGAGGTGAATAACAGCCGGACCATGATATAGTCACCGTATCGTTGGCGTTAAACTCTCCTTTGACTTGCCGTTGAGGCGTTATTTCGAAACTTCCATCGCGATTTGAGCAAGTACCAAAATAGCTCTCTTCCAAACCTAACGTGTTTAATCCACTAACCGCTATTTTGCTCAGTTCAGCGGGATACAGGCTAATGCTACTAACCCTTTTTACTACGCTTAAATTTTCTTGAGATACGTCTGATAAGTGACTATTTGGCTTGGGAGGCTCGATTGCATCAGAGCTGCTTCCCCCACAACCAAATAGAAAGGTTGTTGCGGCAGTAATAAACAGCATACAGAAAGCTAAACTCGTTCCTTGAGTCATATATAATTCCTTAATTCTCTGAAGCGTGAATATACCAGTAAACTGATTGAAAAGTCAGTTAGCTGGCGAATTCGTTTTTGTAAAGAAGGAATAGCTGAGAATCAATTTGAACTTGAACTGAGCCACTCTTGAAACCAATAAGTGCAGTCACTAAGCTTTCCTCTTTCCACTGCTACTCGGTATGAACTCATGCTTTCTACAAAAAACTAACAGTGGATCTAGCGCAAGTGTTGGAGCATTAGCTCAGCTACAGTACACTAGCGACACACCGCATAAGTAGGAAGCAAACATGAGCGCTGAGCAAGACACTACCCATTTTGGCTATAAAACCGTTAATCGCGATGAAAAGGTAAACCTTGTCGCTGATGTATTTCATTCGGTTGCAGCTAAATACGACGTAATGAATGACCTTATGTCGGGTGGTATTCACCGTTTATGGAAACGTTTCACTATTGATTGCAGCGGCGTTCGCCCTGGTCAAAAAGTCTTAGATTTGGCTGGTGGAACCGGCGATTTAACCGCTAAGTTCTCGCGTATTGTGGGCAGTAAAGGCGAGGTGGTATTAGCCGATATTAATGACTCGATGCTAAAAATGGGCCGCAGCAAATTGCGTGATAAAGGTATTGTAGGCAATGTGCGCTATGTACAAGCCAATGCCGAAGCCCTGCCATTTCCTGATAATACCTTCGATGCGATCACCATTAGCTTTGGCCTGCGTAACGTTACTGATAAAGACGCTGCATTGCGCTCTATGTATCGCGTATTAAAACCTGGCGGACGCTTGCTGGTGTTAGAGTTCTCGAAGCCAGAGCTTGAAGCAGTGAGCAAAGTCTATGATGCCTATTCTTTCCATTTATTACCTAAAATGGGCCAGCTGATTGCCAATGATGCCGAGAGCTATCAATACTTGGCGGAATCTATTCGTATGCATCCTGACCAAGACACGCTTAAAGAGATGATGCAGCAAGCGGGTTTTGAAGGTGCGGAATATTACAATTTAACCGGTGGTGTAGTTGCGCTGCATCGTGGTTATAAGTTTTAAGAGGCCGCTATGCCCTTATCGTCTTTAATTAGTGCTGGTGTAGAAGCCCTCAGCAACCAAGTATTGGCGCTGGATGAATCTAGTGAAGCGCGCCGTGGCCAATTAGCGGGTAAAGTGTTGGCGATTAAAATAACGCCGCTACCGTGTTTTTACTTCGTGATTAGCGAACAGCAGCTGGATGTGCTTAATCAATATGAGGCGGAACCCGATTGCAGTTTAAGCATGTCGTTGTTTACCTTGGCGGAGTTAAAACAAGCCGACAAAATTCCTAGTTTAATTAAACAAGATAAGTTGCAACTTGAAGGTGACATTAAACTTGCTCAACAGTTTGCCGATCTGTTTTTGCAGCTAGATCCAGATTTTGAAGAGAAACTATCGCAGCGCATTGGTGATGTGGCCGCTTACCAAGTGGTGTCTAAAAGTCGCACGGTGGCGCAAGCGCTTAAAAGTGTATTGAATAAAACTCCAGCAAAGATAAATGAAATAGCCAGTGAAGAATGGGGTTTGCTGGTGGGGCAATTGGAATACCAAAGCTGGCAGCAGCAAGTTCAAGCTATGAGTAAGGATCTCGATAAACTAGCCTTGCGCATTGAGGGTTTAAGTAAATGACGCCCAAGGAGTTTGCGCGCTTTCGTCAAATAAACCGCACCCTTTGTCGTTATGGTATCGACCAACTGTTACCTAAGCGTTTTTGGCCTTGGCCGCTACGTTTACTGCGCAGTATGGTGTTTTGGTGGCGTAATCAGCATAAAAATGACTCTGCCGGTGCCCGTATTCGCATGGCGATGGAAGAGTTAGGGCCAGTATTCATAAAATTTGGCCAAATGATGTCGACCCGTCGCGACTTGCTACCGCCTGATATCGCCGATGAGCTAGCTTTGCTGCAAGACCAAGTGTCTCCGTTTTCTGGCGAGCTAGCTAAACAACAAATTGAGTTGGCTTTGGAACGTCCCATCGACGAGCTGTTTGATGACTTTGATATGCAGCCCTTGGCATCAGCCTCTATTGCCCAAGTACATACCGCCACCTTAAAAGAAAATGGCCAAGAGGTGGTGCTTAAAGTTATTCGCCCAGGCATCGAGCAAACCATACTCTCAGACATTGCTTTAATGCAGCGGGTTGCTGGCTTTTTTGCCCTATTTTTTGCTGATGGTCGCCGCTTGCGTCCAAAAGAAGTGGTGGAAGAATACCGAAAAACCATTGTTGATGAATTAGACCTAGCGCGCGAAGCTTCTAACGCCATACAACTACGCCGTAATTTTACTGACGCAAAAGAGCTGTATGTTCCAGAGGTGTACAGTGATCATTGCCGCAAGACCTTGTTGGTTATGGAACGCATTTACGGTATCCCTGTTGCCAACATTGATGAGTTAACAGCGCAAAACACCAATATGAAACTATTGGCTGAGCGTGGTGTGGAAGTGTTCTTTACTCAGGTATTCAGAGACAGCTTTTTCCATGCGGATATGCATCCAGGGAATATTTTTGTGTCACGCGAGCACCCAGAAGATCCGCAATACATAGGTATTGATTGTGGCATTGTGGGCACCTTGAACAAGGAAGATCAGCGCTATTTGGCCGAAAACTTTCTGGCATTTTTTAATCGCGATTATCACAAGGTGGCGCAGCTACATGTAGATTCGGGTTGGGTACCGGCAGATACCAAAGTGGAAGAGTTTGAGGCTGCAATTCGCACCGTGTGTGAGCCTATTTTTGCCAAGCCGCTATCAGAGATTTCCTTTGGTCACGTACTATTGAATTTGTTTAATACTGCGCGTCGCTTCAATATGGAAGTTCAGCCGCAGTTGGTATTGTTACAAAAAACCTTGTTATACATAGAAGGTTTAGGGCGTCAGCTTTATCCAGAATTGGATTTGTGGGCAACCGCTAAACCCTTTTTAGAACGTTGGATGCGCAAACAAGTGGGACCAGAGGCAGTATTTACCGCCTTTAAAGAAAAGGCGCCTTACTGGTTGGAAACGCTGCCGCATTTACCAGAGTTGGTTTATGATAACCTGCAATTGGCAAAGCAACAGCAGCTTAAGTTTCAGCAATTTACCGCACAGTATTTGCAGCAACAAAAGCAGCGCCAGCGTAGTTTAATTTTAGCCTTGGCAGCCGCTTCAAGTTTGATTTCGGCAGCATTGCTTTATCCAAGTTTACCGATTGTATCGATAGCCTTGGCAATAAGTAGTGGGTTTGTTGGGTTAATGAGTTGGCGACAACTAAAATAGATATATAGCCATTGTGGCTAAGCAGAATAGGAAAAGGAAAAACAGATGGGTGGAATTAGTATTTGGCAACTGTTGATCGTAGCGGTAATTGTGGTGTTGCTATTTGGAACCAAAAAACTGCGTAACATGGGTGGAGACCTAGGTTCTGCAGTAAAAGGTTTTAAAAATGCCATGAACGACGATGAAAGCAAAACGGCTGAAAAATCTACACCAGAACAACTTGCTCAAAACAAAGAGCAAGCTGAAGAAACCGCTAAAAGCAAAGACCAACAGCAAGGCTAAGCATGTTTGATATTGGGTTTTGGGAGTTAATCCTTATCTCGGTGATGGGCTTAGTGATACTAGGCCCAGAACGCTTGCCAGGCGCTATTCGTAGTGTGTTGGCGGTGGTGCGTAAGGTAAAGCAGTCGGTCTCTTCGGTAACTACCGAGCTTAAGCAAGAGCTTGAGCTAGACGAGCTTCACCAAAACCTTAAAAAAGCCGAGCAACAAGGTCTTGAGTCGCTTAATGGTGATTTAAGTGAATCTTTCGAAACCTTAAAAGCCCGCGCCGAATCGGTGACTCGCCCTTACCAAAAGAGTTCATCAGAGCAAAATCAACACGAGGCCGACACGGTAACCATGCCCAGTGATCCGCCACCTGAACCCAGCCAAGAAGATAAAAAATAAGCTATGAGTGACGCCCCTGCGCAGCCCTTAATTGAGCATTTAGTTGAGTTACGCAATCGCTTGTTACGTGGAGTATTGGCTTGTTTGCTAATTTTTCTCTGCCTAGTGTATTTTGCTAACGACATTTACGCTTTGCTCGCCGAGCCTTTGTTAAGCGTAATGCCAGAAAACGCCAGCATGATTGCTACCGATGTTGCTGCGCCGTTTTTTACGCCGATAAAACTAACTTTGGTGGCCTCAGTATTCTTAGCCATGCCATATTTGTTAGCGCAAGCTTGGGGCTTTATTGCGCCGGGTTTGTATCAACACGAGCGTAAGCTGCTAATCCCCTTAGTGTTTGGCTCAGGCTTGTTGTTTTATGCAGGTGTGGCGTTCGCCTTTTATGTGGTATTTCCACTGGCATTTGCTTTTTTTACTGCGGTTGCGCCAGAAGGCGTAACCATTGCCACCGACATCTCCAACTATTTGGATTTTGTCCTTAAGCTGTTTTTTGCTTTTGGTTTAGCCTTTGAAATTCCCATCGCTACCATGTTGTTATGCTGGTCGGGAGCCACTACGCCTGAAAAGCTACGCAGCAAGCGCCCTTATGTAATTGTGGGGGCCTTTGTGGTGGGCATGTTGCTAACTCCACCAGATGTGATTTCACAAACCTTGTTGGCGTTGCCAATGTGGTTGCTGTTTGAAGTCGGATTGTTCTTTGCGCGCTTTTATGTGCGTAAAGATGACGAAGAAGCGCAAGCTTAGCGCTCCCATGTTCGATATAGCACTAAACCTAACTAGCTCGCAGTTTGATAAAGACCGTGATGAGGTGATCGCTCGCGCCCAACAAGCCGGGGTAAACGGCATGTTGTTGCTGGCTAGCGATATGGACGAAAGCACAGCGGTTAGCGAGTTGGCTTTGCAGTGGCCTGGCCTGTGTTATGCCACGGCAGGCGTGCACCCTCATGATGCAAAGTCGGTAACTATTGAGCAATTACAACAGCTTAAACCTTTGCTTGCACAATCACAGGTGCTGGCAGTGGGGGAATGTGGCTTAGATTTCAACCGTGACTTTTCGCCGCGCCCGCAGCAAGAAGCCATTTTTGAAGCCCAGCTAGCTTTAGCCGCCGAGTTGAACATGCCGGTGGTAATGCATGAACGTGATGCCCATCAACGCTTTATTGATATTCTTACACCTTGGCGAGATAAGCTTCCCGGTGCAGTGTTGCACTGTTTTACCAGTGATAAAGCCGCACTTAAAGCGTGTTTAGATTTAGACTTATATATTGGTATCACAGGCTGGGTATGTGATGAACGCCGTGGTGAAGACCTGCAACAGCGCGTAACCGAGATCCCTAACGATCGCTTATTGCTAGAAACCGACGCCCCTTATTTGTTACCTCGCGATTTGCGCCCAAAGCCGAAAAGCCGTCGTAACGAACCTTGCTATTTACCCCACATCTATCAAAAAGTCGCTGGTTTGCGCGAGCAAACGGTGGCCGATTTACAGCTGCACACTCAGCAGAACATAAAACGCTTATTTAATCTCTAAGCTGATATAAGTCATTCAATTGTCATCTTTTTATGACTAACATCATTTGTTGGTTTGGCTCTTGCTTGGCTTTATTCTTAAAAGCTTTCTATGCTTGAAAGATAAATCTGAAACTCATCGTAAGCCTTAATCAATTTGGCTATGAATAGCAGCTCAGGGAAGAGAAAAAACTTTGATGATTTTATCACTTATTGTTAAATCGTGGCGAAGTGTATGGGTGTGTTTGTTATTGGTAAGCCCTAGTAGCTTCGCAGCGATTGTAAATAACAACCACTTATTTCAAAAAACGCAGTTTATTAGCGGGCAATTGCAGGCCATTCGCTCAGCCAAAAATTTAAGTGAATTACAGAGCGAACCACAGATATTTGCCGATAAACTAGCAGTGCATTTGGTGTTTAAAACTCGTCAGCTAAGTGCTTTGGCTGCTAGCTTATTAAGTTCGCAAGGTTTAAACCCAATCGAGCCGAAGCCAGTGGCTTATAGTGTAATTCGCCCACGCAGTGTAATGCCTTATCTAGAGGAATTAGAGCAACAATTGAGTCAAGTGATGACTAAGTTGGGTGTGCCCGCAGGGGCAGAAGTGGAGCGACCATTGGGGAAATCGGTTAACGATGTGTATCAACAGTTGGTGCTCATCGAGTACCTATTTGAAGGTTTGGTCGAGCGAGATTCACTGCAAGACTTAGCCAACAACATCAATAAAACCCAAGCAGAACTGCTACTTATTAGCCAAGCAAGAGAGCTACCTTTGCAGTTTTCCAATGAGCTAAGTGTTAGCGGCAGAGAGCTAACGGATGTAAACATTGTTGCTTTGCAATCTTGGTATTTGCTCGAAAGACTGTTTCGCCAACTGGCTATTGAGCCTAGCAAACCGGGGCGTTTGCCGGCCGGAGAGTCTAGCGCTTATCAACTTGTGGATACCAGCGTGAACATACTGGCTGAGCTGCATCGCGCTAAAACCATTCTACAAATAGAAAAAGACAGCCCGACCAGGCAAGTAAACGCCTATTCCGATGCTAATCAGGCTTACGCTGCTTTTGTAAGCTTGCGCAGTGGCTTGTTGGTAATGGTAGGGGCGGCAGCCTTATGATGGACAAATTAAACCTAAGCCAAAAAATTGCGCTTATCCCTATGGGCATAGTGTTGCTGCTAGCGTTGATGCTGTGGAATAGCCATTACTCACTTAGTGGCGTAGAGCAACAAGCGGTAGAATTCTCCGATACTGTTGAGCCTAGCGCCCGCTTAGCTGGTGAGCTGTCGGTGAATGCCTTGCAGCGTCTGGTTCTGCAATCGCGCTATAGTCAAACAGAAGATCCGCGCTTGTTGCAGCAATACCAGCAGTTGGCAGAGCAAGCCCAAGCTTTGGCTAAGAGCCCATATTTGGCAGTCTTTAATAATGCCGAGCAAATAACTAACAACAGCCAATTGTTGGATCAGCACTTTGCTGATGAACTGGTGCCGCTGTTAGCCGAGGTGAGTAGCCTCGAGAACACCGTGCTGCGCCAGTTAGTACCGCAAGCCTTAGCTAAATCATCGGATATTCATGCCACCTTAGATCTTCTTAACTCAGGGCGTTTACCTGCCTTAACCGTGAGTTTAGCGAATCATATTCAAGCAGCATCTATAGGATTAATGAGTCACTTAAATCGCCGTGATAGCCGCAGTAAAGATCAGTTTTACCTGGAGTTGTTTGGTGCAGAAAATGATCTTATCGACTTGAAAAAGGGCTTAAACAGAGAGCACCACAAAGCCTGGATTATTGAAGTAGAAAAGTATGTAGGTCAGCTCTCTGTTGCTGCCAACAGCATTTTTGAATTGCTGGAAGAACAACTACTACTGATGGACGATTTGCTTAATCCCGCCGCAGAGCAAGTGGTAAAAGGGGCAGGAGATAGCCAGCAAACACAATGGCAGATTTTGGGAGAGTCTAGCCAAGCCATTGCCCAGCAGCTGCACCAAACTGCGCGCACAAGCTTGGCTTTTGGTGTATCAATTGTATTTATTTCATTGTTGCTAGCATGGGTGATTACCCGATTTATTCGCCAACCGGTGGTTACCATGGTGCAAGCCATGCAGGCGATTGCCCAAGGAGATGGGGATTTAACTCAGCGTTTAAAAGTTAAAGGTAAAGATGAATTAGCGCAGCTGGCGGCGGCATTTAATCAATTTATTGAGTTGCTGCAGGGCACGGTTACCAGCATTAACCAGCATGTTGCCACCTTGAATGAAGCGGCCAATCAGCTGAACCAGTTGGCCCAGCAATCTAAGGGGCAAGTCGGTCAACAGCAACAAGTTGTTGCCGAAGTAAGCCAGCATATTGGCAGCTTGTCGCAAGGTTTTAATGAAGTGGCCAATCATGTACGTAATGCCGATCAGTCGGCAATTGCGATTGATGAAGCGTCTATGCAAGGAAATACCCTGACTCAATCGGCTACCAATGAAATTAAGCACTTGGTGAGTCAAGTAGATACAGCCTCAGTAGATATGCGTGAATTAGCGCAAAACAGTAAAGACGCCAGCAAAATCTTAGAAGTGATTAACGGCATTGCCGAACAAACTAACCTGCTGGCGCTTAATGCTGCGATTGAGTCTGCGCGCGCTGGTGAGCATGGCCGTGGCTTTGCGGTAGTTGCCGATGAGGTGCGCAATTTAGCTAAGCAAACCCGTGGTTCAACCGATCAAATCGAACAGATGATGAGTGACTTAGTGAAAGGCGCTGAGAAAACCGAGGGGCAAATGCAACAAGGCAAAGTGCAAGCTAACACCAGTTTCGAACTGATGTCAGAAATGCAGCTCTCAGTAGAGAAAACCCATCAATTGGTAAGCGACATCACCCGTTTGCTTGATGATGTAAGTGCGGCTTGTGATGCGCAATTATCAACTTCTGAAACAGTGGTTAGTGAGATGCAAGATATTGAATCGGCAGCTCAAATGAGTTTAGAAGGTACCGAACAAACCGCAGAGCAAGCCAAAAAAGTAGGCCAACTAAGTAGCCTCATTCAAGCCAGTATTGCTAACTTTAAAGTGTAAGAGTGTAAACCAAGGGAAGCTGGTTTAGCGTCTCCCTTGGTTTTTACTATTAACCTGGTCTGTCACAATTATTTCTTATTTTTTATTTCCTACTTTATGAAAATGTTTTCGATTCATTTTGAAAAGCCTTTCTGATCTTCTCGCTAGTTTAATCTTTCTCTTTTTGATCTTTAAGTGAGCTTAATTGCTCATTTGCTTTGATGGTAAACCGCTTTTGATTCATAGGCTTAATATAAGTGTCATTATTCGCAGCTAGCTTTCCCGCGGTATTTATTTCGATGTATCCGCAAGTTAATCAGTACTTATTGAGGAAATGTAATGCGTTTAGGGAAAGTA
Coding sequences within it:
- a CDS encoding methyl-accepting chemotaxis protein, encoding MMDKLNLSQKIALIPMGIVLLLALMLWNSHYSLSGVEQQAVEFSDTVEPSARLAGELSVNALQRLVLQSRYSQTEDPRLLQQYQQLAEQAQALAKSPYLAVFNNAEQITNNSQLLDQHFADELVPLLAEVSSLENTVLRQLVPQALAKSSDIHATLDLLNSGRLPALTVSLANHIQAASIGLMSHLNRRDSRSKDQFYLELFGAENDLIDLKKGLNREHHKAWIIEVEKYVGQLSVAANSIFELLEEQLLLMDDLLNPAAEQVVKGAGDSQQTQWQILGESSQAIAQQLHQTARTSLAFGVSIVFISLLLAWVITRFIRQPVVTMVQAMQAIAQGDGDLTQRLKVKGKDELAQLAAAFNQFIELLQGTVTSINQHVATLNEAANQLNQLAQQSKGQVGQQQQVVAEVSQHIGSLSQGFNEVANHVRNADQSAIAIDEASMQGNTLTQSATNEIKHLVSQVDTASVDMRELAQNSKDASKILEVINGIAEQTNLLALNAAIESARAGEHGRGFAVVADEVRNLAKQTRGSTDQIEQMMSDLVKGAEKTEGQMQQGKVQANTSFELMSEMQLSVEKTHQLVSDITRLLDDVSAACDAQLSTSETVVSEMQDIESAAQMSLEGTEQTAEQAKKVGQLSSLIQASIANFKV